The DNA sequence CAAATCCATATCCATCAACATTGTAGCCTGCTTATCTTGTAATCAAGTTATTCTCATATCATTCAGTGGGAAAGCAATGAACACAAAAGATAGCAAAGAACGCACAGATTTCAATATCcgttactggatcaacaaggcctacatactccctacatATATTTGAAGAAGGCagattgaacaatgaaggagcccgagaaagaagagaggtggactttgttgttcaaactagcctggattctcgaaggcttgaaggtgctcttaatatgcacattaagcctctggggtcactacaattgaccctaaatcctgggttgggacaaagctcatgaatgcttttgaaaacgtacagtatcttGGAACTTAAGCCTGACCAGACCGAATTTTTTgaccggtcttactctagagctcGCCAGCCTTTGAGTCTTGGTCGGCCCTATCTCGAGAGCACAATGATCTGATAGTCAAGTCGAGATAATCCTGATGCCGTGACATCTTTGCTCCAAATATGAATACTTGCAGCATTTATCAAGTCAAATCCGCACAAAAATATGGTTTTCTATTTCAACATTAAAATACTGTCATATAAAGCATATCTGAAATAACAACGTTACAAAGGAAAACTTGAGATGTGGAGCTGATCCAAAACGTGGGTTCCCGCATCATACCTTCCAAGGTTTCAATAATTGTCTCAAAAGTCATGGAGTAGAAGACCAAGGCCGTTAAAATCACAAAGTAGCACGTATTGTACGTATAATAGATGTAGATTAAAATCTTGTGACGACGATATTTGCGTGTGTAATGTAATCCTAGGAACAAAACAAAGGGAGGGAACGTCCAGAAGCAAATGATCAGCATGGTCACGAACGTATCCTTTTGATATTGTTGAAGAATAGCCATTGATATGAAAGTAATCGGAAAGGTGAGGAAACTAGCAAATTGAATGACTTGTTGAAGGATCGTCATTCTCAGTGAGGTTATGTCATCATCTTCAATTTGCAACGAGGGATGGATCAGAATCAGGACAGCGGCTCGAACCAAGGCTGGGATAATAGTAATGAGGATTGGAATCAATTGGAATGTGaacaaacaagcaaagaaTAAGCCGATAGAGAATTCGGCCACTTGGCGCACAGTTTGATTGAAGTTCTCGCCGCAGTGTGGACATATTTCATCCAAGTGACTCGCCTCCAAATAATCTGGAAGTCCCACGACTATCACACTGGCAAAAACCATGAGGCTCCCGAAGAAGTTGGTGATTCTGCTTCCGGTGAAAAGTAAGGATTTGCGACGGTCGGTTTCAGCAAAATGACTGGCAAAATCGAAGACTAAACTGGCCCAAAACAAACCAACCGAGCCTAACATCATGTAAGACTTGGTGCGCTCCATGGTGTTATACAAATGGAACACATCATCCAAAACGGATCCACTATCAGGCCAAGTGAGATTGGTGCCGGTCAAATCCAGAAGTTTTTGAATCTNNNNNNNNNNNNNNNNNNNNNNNNNNNNNNNNNNNNAAAATCCAGAAGTTTTTGAATCTCTGCTTTAGATGAGAAATCCTGGGTGGAAATGACGGTGTAAATAGTCAGAGCGGTGAAGAGCAGTACGCCCAAACTGAGGAAAATCCTCCGGAACTTAATCCTCCAACCATAACTCAAAGGATCTTTGTACTCACGAGTTTCAACCAGAAAATGGTACAATCGCTTGGTTCGAGACCAACAACTGGATGAATTTGGATCTTCCACCGAGACTTCAACTTCTGGATCACTGATTTCCTCAACAGGATCCTTGGCGTAGACTTCAGCCCTCTTTACCATCGGTTTCAGGCCGatctcttcaaatttcctcACTTTTTGTCGGACATCAGCTGGGGTGGCCTTTACCCGGCTAGCGACGTTAACCAAAGCCGAATCCTCGGGATGAATATCACGCCCATTAAGTGATTCAGACAGACTGACATTGGCCGGTAATGTCCGTCTAAGATTTCGCATTGGCTTCAACGGAGGAAGTCTACGATTGGACGGTCCACTCGGGTGATCAAGAGTCTGGAGTCGTCTCTTGAGCGAGTTCCGCAGCAAATTCCTGGCTGACTCCAGATTTTGGTCCTTGAAGACTAGTCTTGAGTCTTTTCGCGATTCGTCTAACACCAAAGACAATAAAAGATATGATATGGAGGTCATCCAACAGAACACCGAGATGATTGCTGGAAGAACAAAATCTTGTAGATTCTTtcgattttgattgaattctgTATGAATGATAAAGTGCGTGATAATGGAGAACGACGCCAGGAAAAACGAAATCTGCATCACTTGAACGGCAAAGTCAAATATGAGTCCGAGCTTTCTCTGACGGTGTTCGAACTTGGATCGGTCCTTGAGCCTCATTGATTGGGACAAGTTTGTCTTGTTTTCGGCGGAAGAGTCATGGTTATGAGAATTGATCCGGGAAATGAATTTGGGCCGTCCATGAGTGATCACAGCTTTAGATATGGCGTGAACAATCACGGGCAAGAACCAAATGAGAATGATAAGTATGAGGAATATAGAATTGTGGTTGGAGTCTTGAGACCAAATGATCACGGGATGAAGACAAATGAAAGGCTGGATCACAGTTAGAATTACCAAGAGAGTGGTCAAAATCTCCATATTGGATCGTTTTGAGTGTAAATGCAAGAGTCTAAATAGAATGGTCCCGAAATAAAGACCACCTCCAACGCCATGGAATAGGAATACTATGGTGAAAGATATCACTGTCAAAGACAAACCATTAAGCGACACCTTTAGCACTTTCGAAGCCATATTGTACATGGATTGGTTGTCCGTTATAAACACGCCTTGATTCTTTTCCAATGTCACGAGGTCATCGAAATATGTGGAGAAAATCACGCTGGCAATCACCACAAAGATACTCGACAAGAGCAAAACTGAAGAGAGCAATCTCACCTTCATCCACAGGGTCCTTGAGCCTGTTTTGGTGAAGCTCCATGTGATCACAATCAGGAAGGCAAGCACGGCATTAATGATGTTGACGAAATAAGTTAACAAATTGAGCCAATCAGCAAAGACCGCCACTTTGTCCGTGTTGAAAATGTCGACCGAAATGGACACGCCATCGCTGAATTTGTTGTGCAAGGTCAGCAAAGGGTTATTGTCACTGTTCCACTCGATGGCAAAGACAACAGCCATTACGCCATTAATCACCAAcatcatattttgaatgacatCCTCTTGAATAGCCTTCATTTCAAACTTATTCCACGCAAGGAATCGTACTCCAATGTGCTTGGTCCATAAGTCCTTTAAGACAATTGAACATTTGGTCTTCTCCTTGCTAAAACTTATACTACTTGATGGTCGACTAGTCTTCTTGGAATTCCATTTACATATGAACATAATAATTAGGCTTCCAAGGAACACGATTAAGACAGAACTGCCAATTCCCACATAAATAGCAGCATTATTTGTGCTCAATGGAGTGGCTGTTTTTAAAGCCAATTCTCGGTAAACACTTTGGGTGAACATAATTTGCACGTGATGCTGAAAGGTATGGCAATCACCCAATTTCACGTCTTCAACCCGGAAGAGACATGCTTGACATTTGTTATTACACTCCCAAACAGCATGTTTTACCGTCTCATTGGTTAATTGAACGTTAATGTAATCTCCAGAATCAGCTTCGCCACAAGCTAAGGATTCAGTGAGACCCAAATTGGTATGGCTGGAAATCAGTTGCGGTTCAACGTATCTTTGATGGATGGAGCAGAATTCTTCATCAAAAAAGACATTGGCCACCAAAGCCTTGACGGGTTGGTCCATTTCCCACCGTGTGATCACAGGTGAACCCACTTGGTAAGATTGGTCGTTCAGCTCATTGCATTGCTCCTTCTGAATGGGATCCACTGCCAAGTTTGGATATTGGCAACTCTGACAAAACTCATCTCCACAACCAAATTTCAGGGTTGTGGCATTGAGGTAGTAGTACTGAAGGGAGTTTTTCCCTTGTAAGAACAATGGAGTACATTGAGACGTTTGCCAAAGCCAATACACCTTGGCGCGGGATCCAAATTTGTTTAGCTTACAATTAAAGTCATCTTCAAAGAACGTCAAATGGAATCCAAAATAGGTGATATTCTGGACACTTTGTTCGAAGATTGCTGGGAAATTCAGTGCCTGTGTCACCTTAGGAATATGCCTGGGCTCTGATTGGTTTAGACGCCTGCTAATGACATCCTTGGCGGCACCAAAAATCCCTTTGATGCCATCTTTGATTGAGTTGATAACTTTCGAGTCGTCGCCGTCTTCTGGTTTGTCAAACGGAGTGAGGTCGATGTCAATGATCTTGCCATCACAAATGTGAGATCTTGAGTCACAATTGGAGTAAGCAGACGCCAGAGTCTTGCTGCAAGTGCAATAGCTCAAAATCTCAGCAAAACCTGTCCCATTTCCAGTTGTCACCAGATGCATCTCTGGTGCATCAGCGAAAGGAGAAATATTGTCTGGGAGATAGAGTGGTTTCGATTTGAGGTAGATGTTCACTACCGGTTGCAGTTTGGCCATTGCACTCCGCATGAGCTCTTCCTCAAAAGCTTCAGGCAGGGGTAATTTGGGTTCAAAAGGTTTAGTGTTCATGTTGCTCAAGTCTAACTCGTTCAAGCTAACCGTGAGTCCGGTTTTGTTGGACAAactcgttttcaatttcaccCGGCCACTTCCAGCCAGATCATAAAATTCGGCCTTGAAAAGGGTCTTGGTGTCACTGGTCGTGACAGGTCGGCATGTTGCCAAAACTAAACCATGAGGAATCTTAATGCCAAGCAACTCATCTTTTTCCACTCGGATTTCGGGAGGTGAATAAGATATAGTCCCATTGATGAACGAGTCCAACACTTGAGCATTGCCACTGTATCTCGTCACATTTGTCACTGTGGCATACCACATGAGTGAGTTCAAGAACTCCGTGGAAACCCGAACTCCTTGGAGTAAATGGGATTGTCCATCTTTGGGACTGATCGTCTTCCAATTATCAATTGGCACAGAAGCTCTGTTCTCATTGGTGGGAATAAACGTCTGGTTTTTTCCGTCAATCAAGGCTGAAAAGGTAGCATTAGCTTGAAAGATCACGTAATGTTTGTTCCATATCAGATTGGTCACTTTGTAATGGATGAACACGTTATCAAGGGGTGAGAATCCTTCTGGGATTTCCGCTTGATGTTCATATGTCCGAGCAAAATCTTCAAAGCCTTCTTGAACTCCTGCGTTGAGCAAATCTTGCCATGTCTTGAACCAAGAGAGATACCAGGGTGGATGACATCCGGACACTTCCACATTGTTGATGGCGGTATTCACGGGCTTTATGAAGAACGacagttttttcttctcctctatCCAAAAAGCTTGAAATCCGATTTGAAAGTCAATATCCGCTTTATATGTGACAATTTGCCCATTGCAACTACTAAGTTTGACACATCCAAACAAGAGGTAAATGCCTTTCCATATCCAGGTTTTGGCGGCCACTTCGGCAAAGATTTTAGCAGCCACGATCACGGTGTTGTTGTCTCGAAGAACTATGGAAAGGCTTTCGTCAATGATTCGGAGCTTTGACGGTCGACCTGAAATAGGGTGtattaaaaatgtaaatccAAGCGTTCGTTCGATTCTGCCAACGTTTTCACTAACCTGAGGGATTGATCCGGTATCTGACACTGCAGCTCTCTTCATCTGATTTAGACGGTGGATCTTTTTGCTCCACTTTGTCCAAAGCCTTGCGCAAGATTCCGGCATATCGATAGGGAGCTTCATTGAGGGATTTTTGGGTGATAATGAAGCTCCCGGCGACAAATTCTGCTTGTTTGGGTGGATTGATGAAACCATGACTTTCTTGAACGACCCCCAGTGAGGCAGTCAAGATGATCCAGGGAATTAACATGTCCTTAAATGCCGCTCAATGTAATAGTTACAATCACAATCCCCTAAAGCACTCATGATCACTTGAACAGGAACATTCTGAGAGTTTGTGTGAAATCCACCGTTCCGGAGCCTTAACACTTTGGATGTTTTTACCTGATTCGACTAGTTTTAGTGACATTGCCTCGCACTCTTTCTCACTGTTTGCTTCGTTCATTCACAAAGGCACACTCTATCAGTTGGTAGAGGAACAGAATATGGATGAAATTCTTGCCTATTGGTCCTCTCGTAGCCgaaacaagcaaaacaaagTACCGTCACTTCTTCTCTCATCCGCGACAAAGCAGAAGTGTGTCTAGGACTCTATAGCCCGTGACGTCACAATTCCACCGCTCCATAGAGAGCTTCTTGGAagcgccttggccgtacagcagtgTCTAGGACTCTATAGCCCGTGACGTCACAATTCCACCGCTCCATAGAGAGCTTCTTGGAAGTTCTGAATGATTTTTCGATGACTAAACACGCCAAATGCAAGTCCGCACAATATCTTTTTTCATTGTACAATCGAATTGAGAATTCCACTGAGTAAAGGCAGCCTGACAACGAAACAGGTATATGTACGTTCTTAAGATTATATTATTGATTATTCAGTTCCAAGCAGAAGACCAGCTGTATAGCCTTGGAGGTTTATGGAGAAATCTGAAATGTGTACAGTATAGTACGTACATGGCTATTGTGCAAGGTGATTCCATGAAGTAGACCACCTGATGTTGAGGAGggatttgtcattttcagagGAAA is a window from the Tigriopus californicus strain San Diego chromosome 2, Tcal_SD_v2.1, whole genome shotgun sequence genome containing:
- the LOC131892942 gene encoding uncharacterized protein LOC131892942, giving the protein MLIPWIILTASLGVVQESHGFINPPKQAEFVAGSFIITQKSLNEAPYRYAGILRKALDKVEQKDPPSKSDEESCSVRYRINPSGRPSKLRIIDESLSIVLRDNNTVIVAAKIFAEVAAKTWIWKGIYLLFGCVKLSSCNGQIVTYKADIDFQIGFQAFWIEEKKKLSFFIKPVNTAINNVEVSGCHPPWYLSWFKTWQDLLNAGVQEGFEDFARTYEHQAEIPEGFSPLDNVFIHYKVTNLIWNKHYVIFQANATFSALIDGKNQTFIPTNENRASVPIDNWKTISPKDGQSHLLQGVRVSTEFLNSLMWYATVTNVTRYSGNAQVLDSFINGTISYSPPEIRVEKDELLGIKIPHGLVLATCRPVTTSDTKTLFKAEFYDLAGSGRVKLKTSLSNKTGLTVSLNELDLSNMNTKPFEPKLPLPEAFEEELMRSAMAKLQPVVNIYLKSKPLYLPDNISPFADAPEMHLVTTGNGTGFAEILSYCTCSKTLASAYSNCDSRSHICDGKIIDIDLTPFDKPEDGDDSKVINSIKDGIKGIFGAAKDVISRRLNQSEPRHIPKVTQALNFPAIFEQSVQNITYFGFHLTFFEDDFNCKLNKFGSRAKVYWLWQTSQCTPLFLQGKNSLQYYYLNATTLKFGCGDEFCQSCQYPNLAVDPIQKEQCNELNDQSYQVGSPVITRWEMDQPVKALVANVFFDEEFCSIHQRYVEPQLISSHTNLGLTESLACGEADSGDYINVQLTNETVKHAVWECNNKCQACLFRVEDVKLGDCHTFQHHVQIMFTQSVYRELALKTATPLSTNNAAIYVGIGSSVLIVFLGSLIIMFICKWNSKKTSRPSSSISFSKEKTKCSIVLKDLWTKHIGVRFLAWNKFEMKAIQEDVIQNMMLVINGVMAVVFAIEWNSDNNPLLTLHNKFSDGVSISVDIFNTDKVAVFADWLNLLTYFVNIINAVLAFLIVITWSFTKTGSRTLWMKVRLLSSVLLLSSIFVVIASVIFSTYFDDLVTLEKNQGVFITDNQSMYNMASKVLKVSLNGLSLTVISFTIVFLFHGVGGGLYFGTILFRLLHLHSKRSNMEILTTLLVILTVIQPFICLHPVIIWSQDSNHNSIFLILIILIWFLPVIVHAISKAVITHGRPKFISRINSHNHDSSAENKTNLSQSMRLKDRSKFEHRQRKLGLIFDFAVQVMQISFFLASFSIITHFIIHTEFNQNRKNLQDFVLPAIISVFCWMTSISYLLLSLVLDESRKDSRLVFKDQNLESARNLLRNSLKRRLQTLDHPSGPSNRRLPPLKPMRNLRRTLPANVSLSESLNGRDIHPEDSALVNVASRVKATPADVRQKVRKFEEIGLKPMVKRAEVYAKDPVEEISDPEVEVSVEDPNSSSCWSRTKRLYHFLVETREYKDPLSYGWRIKFRRIFLSLGVLLFTALTIYTVISTQDFSSKAEIQKLLDFTGTNLTWPDSGSVLDDVFHLYNTMERTKSYMMLGSVGLFWASLVFDFASHFAETDRRKSLLFTGSRITNFFGSLMVFASVIVVGLPDYLEASHLDEICPHCGENFNQTVRQVAEFSIGLFFACLFTFQLIPILITIIPALVRAAVLILIHPSLQIEDDDITSLRMTILQQVIQFASFLTFPITFISMAILQQYQKDTFVTMLIICFWTFPPFVLFLGLHYTRKYRRHKILIYIYYTYNTCYFVILTALVFYSMTFETIIETLEGMMREPTFWISSTSQVFLCNVVISDMLYMTVF